From Dermochelys coriacea isolate rDerCor1 chromosome 15, rDerCor1.pri.v4, whole genome shotgun sequence, a single genomic window includes:
- the SELPLG gene encoding P-selectin glycoprotein ligand 1, protein MPAPVLRWQPSSNQDQMAPIRATLLLLFSSLLQASAYKLPAIQLSGQDGTVRESMAPGGLPVAGGAQRGQWVWDTTGAGSTDFPVFIREKREAEVKSSNRSTEETTTTGHHNTFSMTLPEHPREETEVSLAPEELDESTSQENFYDDATITAEPLSADSSDNVSTEVARVTVDNHLDTLAKAAPTQGSSTVSSEAVAAGMEEILTSSTESREYGSSIRPEGMTGLRESSPTSPPESLTQSSEGVLPVKELATWRYGLSTVGKTHSPPTRPPAGGSVTANVPLQKLSVHTNILVGKCLLAIFILALVAAIFIVCTTVLATLLWRQKRVCQVRQHNTTEMVCISALLPDSEPVANGEKPSKVKRMKMPTDNSSETEGDNLTLSSFLPDH, encoded by the exons ATGCCTGCACCCGTCCTTCGCTGGCAGCCCTCTTCAAACCAGG ATCAAATGGCTCCAATCCGGGccacgctgctgctgctgttttcgAGTCTGCTCCAGGCCTCTGCTTACAAGCTGCCAGCCATCCAGCTCAGTGGCCAAGATGGCACAGTTCGAGAGAGCATGGCACCAGGCGGGCTTCCTGTGGCTGGGGGCGCTCAGCGGGGCCAGTGGGTGTGGGACACAACAGGGGCTGGGAGCACTGACTTCCCCGTGTTCATCCGTGAGAAGAGGGAAGCTGAGGTGAAGTCATCCAATCGTTCTACTGAAGAGACCACCACTACCGGCCACCACAACACATTCTCCATGACTCTTCCTGAGCATCCCAGGGAAGAAACTGAGGTCTCTCTAGCTCCTGAGGAGCTCGATGAAAGTACGTCCCAAGAAAACTTCTATGATGATGCTACCATTACAGCAGAACCATTGTCTGCTGACAGCTCTGACAACGTCTCCACAGAAGTGGCCAGAGTTACAGTGGATAACCATCTTGATACCTTAGCCAAGGCAGCCCCAACTCAGGGCTCCAGCACAGTCTCCTCAGAAGCGGTAGCCGCTGGGATGGAAGAAATCCTCACGAGCAGCACAGAGAGTAGGGAATATGGCTCCTCCATCAGGCCAGAGGGAATGACGGGGCTTAGGGAAAGCTCACCTACTTCACCACCTGAATCTCTGACACAGTCCTCTGAAGGAGTCCTGCCTGTGAAAGAGTTGGCCACTTGGAGGTATGGCCTCTCCACGGTGGGAAAGACCCATTCTCCTCCCACCAGGCCCCCGGCAGGTGGCTCTGTCACAGCAAATGTCCCCTTGCAGAAGCTGTCCGTTCACACAAATATCCTGGTGGGGAAGTGTTTGCTGGCCATCTTCAtcctagcccttgtggctgccaTCTTCATCGTCTGCACCACCGTCCTCGCCACCCTGCTGTGGCGCCAGAAGCGCGTCTGCCAGGTACGCCAGCACAACACCACTGAGATGGTGTGTATCTCGGCCCTGCTGCCCGACAGCGAGCCGGTGGCCAATGGGGAGAAGCCCAGCAAGGTAAAGAGGATGAAGATGCCCACAGACAATAGCTCAGAGACCGAAGGAGACAACCTGACTCTGAGCAGCTTCCTGCCGGACCATTAG